A stretch of DNA from Campylobacter concisus:
CATCAAATTTGCTCTTGCATTTTTTCTAAATTCATTTTTTTCTAAATTAACGCTCATTTTATGCTCTTTCTTGTATAATCCTGAAATCTTATTCAAAAGGAAATTTATGACATTAAAACGAGCAATTATAACATCACTTTGCATTTTTGCATTTTTTGGATGCGGCGACGAGAACAAGCAAAAAAAAGAGCAAAATACAAGCGAACAAACGCAAGGCAAAATTTTAGATAAAAATGCTAGCAAAGATGAAAATTTAAGCAAAGACTCACTCACTCCAAAAATGAGTGAAAATGCCCAAGATAGCGAGATAAAAGAGATAAATCTAAAGCTGCTAAGTGGAGCAACTATGCAGATTACAAAAAGAAGCAATGGCTTTGATGTAAAAGATGGCAAAAAAGCAACTCTTTACGTATTTTTTGCCACTTGGTGCCCACCTTGCAAGGCCGAGATCCCTCACTTAAATAACCTAAGCGAGAAATTTAAAAACGAACTAGATATCGTTGGTGTGCTACTTGAAGACAAAAGTGAAGATGAAGTAAAAGATTTTGCTCAAAAATATAAAATAAAATACGAAGTCGCGGTTGGCGAGGGAAATTTTTTATTTGAAAAAGCAATGGGTGGCATAAAAGGCTTGCCTGCGTCAGCACTTTTTAAAGCAAATGGCGACTACGTTCAAGGCTACATCGGTCTTGTGCCTGAAGAGATGCTTGAAAATGACATAAATAGGGCTACAAAATAATGCTTGATTTTCTAAAAAAAGGCCTTGAGAAGACTTTTGGAGCGATAAGCTCAGCGAAGAAGTCAAAAAAGATAGACAAAGAGAGCTTAGAAGAAATTTTGCTTGAAGCTGACGTAGCTTACGAGATCGTGGAAGAAATTTTATACTACTTGCCACCACAAGATGAAGTGAGCAGAGCCGACCTAAGGCGCGTTATGAGTAGCTATTTCATCTACGAAAATGAGCGCGTGATCGAGCCTGATAAGCCATTTGTCGATCTCATCCTTGGCGTAAATGGCGCTGGCAAGACGACCACAATCGCAAAGCTTGCAAATTTATATAAAAATAATGGCAAAAGCGTCATTTTAGGCGCTTGTGATACATTTAGAGCTGGAGCGATCGAGCAGCTACGCCAGTGGTCAATTAGGCTAAATGTGCCAATAGTCGCCACACAGCAAGGGCATGATCCTTCGGCTGTTGCTTACGATACGATTAGCTCAGCCCTTGCAAAAGGCATCGACCGAGTCATCCTTGATACGGCTGGCAGACTTCAAAATCAGACAAATTTAGCAAACGAGCTAGAAAAGATCGTTCGTATTAGCAAAAAAGCTTACGAAAAAGCGCCTCACCGCAAAATTTTGATTCTTGATGGCACGCAAGGTAATGCCGGAGTAGCACAAGCAAAGGCGTTTAACGATATTGTCTCGCTTGATGGCGTTATCATCACAAAGCTTGATGGTACTGCAAAGGGTGGAGCACTGTTTGGTGTGGCAAGAGAGCTTGAGCTACCTATATTTTATATAGGCATTGGCGAGAGTATGGACGATATCATCAAATTTAATCCAGACGAGTTTTTAGACGAGCTAATGGACGCCATTTTTGAGTAGGGTAAAATTTCTTAGTAAAATTTGCTTTTTCGCTGCTCTTTTAGCAATTGATTTTCTTGCATTTACTCCAAAAAGTCCCACGATCATCGAAAATTCGTGGGATAAAGCAAATCATTTTTTAGCTTTTTGCATCCTATACATCCTGCTCTATCTTGGCTATGAGTTTAAAATTTTTAAAAATTTAGCCCTACTTTTAGCCTTTGGTGTGCAAATAGAACTCGTTCAAGCGTTTTTACCAAACAGGGAATTTAGCCTGCTTGACATCGTGGCTGACATGATCGGAGCAACTTTTGGAGTTATAGTAGTTGAAATTTTAAAAAGGATAATTTATGGCAAAAGCAAAGCCAGTTTTTGAGTGTCAAGCCTGCGGAAACCAGCAGAGCAAATGGCTAGGCAAATGCCCACAATGTGGGGCTTGGGATAGCTTTGTCGAGCTTAGTCAGCAAGAGATAAAGATAAGCAAAGAGATAGCAAAAAGCACCGGAGTAGCCAGCAAAGCCATAAGCATAGATGAAGTTGAAATTCAAAATTTTACGAGATTTAGCACCAAAGATAGCGAACTCGACCTTGTTCTTGGTGGTGGCGTAGTCGAGGGCTCACTCGTTTTAATAGGTGGTAGTCCGGGCATCGGCAAATCAACCCTGCTTCTAAAAATCGGCTCAAATTTAGCAAAAGACGGTAAAAAAACGCTCTATGTAAGTGGCGAAGAGAGCCAAAGCCAGATAAAAATGAGAGCTGACAGGCTAAATGCTGTGGATAAAAATTTATACTTATTAACTGAAATTTGCCTAGAAGATATCCTGCTAGAAGTGCAAAAAAGCGACTACAAAGTGCTAGTAATCGACTCCATACAAACGCTTTATAGTCAAAATATAAGCTCCGCTCCAGGCTCGATCACACAGGTTCGAGAGATCACATTTGAGCTGATGAGGCTTGCAAAGAGCCAAAATATCTGCGTTTTCATCATCGGTCATATTACCAAAGAGGGCTCGATCGCAGGGCCTAGAGTGCTTGAACACATGGTCGATGTGGTGCTTTATTTTGAGGGCGATGCGAGCAGAGAGTTAAGAATTTTGCGTGGGTTTAAAAACCGCTTTGGCTCGACGAGTGAGGTTGGTATATTTGAAATGAGCCAGCACGGACTGGTGAGCGCAAACGAGGTTTCGAGTAAATTTTTCACACGTGGCGGGGCGATGAGTGGAAGTGCGATAACTATCATAATGGAAGGCTCAAGGGCGCTTAGCATCGAAATTCAGGCACTTGTTTGCGAAAGCGCTTATCCAAAACGAAGCTCGACTGGCTTTGAGAGAAACCGCCTAGATATGCTGCTAGCCCTACTTGAGCGAAAGCTAGAGATCCCACTTGGCCACTACGATGTCTTCATAAACGTTTCAGGTGGCGTTAAGATAAACGAAACTGCGGCAGATCTAGCCGTCATCGCAGCGATAATAAGTAGCTTTAAAAACCGCCCTATCAGCAAGGACAGCGTCTTCATCGGCGAGCTAAGTCTAAACGGCGAGATAAGAGAGATTTTCAATCTCGATCAGCGCCTAAAAGAGGCAAAAATGCAGAAATTTAAAAATGCTATCATCCCAAACAAACCGCTTGACACGCAAGGACTAAAGTGCTTTTACGCCAAAGATATCACGCAAGTGCTTGAGTGGATGTAAATTTATCTTGCTAGCGACTTAATATCAATACTTTGCTGGCTAGGACATGTTTTTTGAAATTTATCTTTTGTATAAGTCTGAGAGCATCTATGCTTTTTCTTTGAAATTTAAATTATAAAAATTCCATTCTTTGCTTATAAAATACCTATGCCCTCTTATCCACTTTAAGCTTTGCCACTTTTTCTAAAATTTCAAACATGCTCTTGCCACTATCAAATTCACTCTTTATAAATTTATAAAGCTCTTTAAATCTCTCATCGGCTTCAAGCTTATAGGTATGAGATTTTTTAGTAACTTGTATAGGTGTAAATTTCTTCTCTTTAGCGTTGTCTTCTTTTTCAAGATTATCTATATTCTGAATACCTTTTTCGTTTAGCTCTTTTAATATATTGACAGCATTTTTAGCATCTTCGCCAGATAGAGTTAGATCAAATCGCTCTTTTAATACATATTTAGCCCACTCCTCTTTAAA
This window harbors:
- a CDS encoding TlpA family protein disulfide reductase, which translates into the protein MTLKRAIITSLCIFAFFGCGDENKQKKEQNTSEQTQGKILDKNASKDENLSKDSLTPKMSENAQDSEIKEINLKLLSGATMQITKRSNGFDVKDGKKATLYVFFATWCPPCKAEIPHLNNLSEKFKNELDIVGVLLEDKSEDEVKDFAQKYKIKYEVAVGEGNFLFEKAMGGIKGLPASALFKANGDYVQGYIGLVPEEMLENDINRATK
- the ftsY gene encoding signal recognition particle-docking protein FtsY produces the protein MLDFLKKGLEKTFGAISSAKKSKKIDKESLEEILLEADVAYEIVEEILYYLPPQDEVSRADLRRVMSSYFIYENERVIEPDKPFVDLILGVNGAGKTTTIAKLANLYKNNGKSVILGACDTFRAGAIEQLRQWSIRLNVPIVATQQGHDPSAVAYDTISSALAKGIDRVILDTAGRLQNQTNLANELEKIVRISKKAYEKAPHRKILILDGTQGNAGVAQAKAFNDIVSLDGVIITKLDGTAKGGALFGVARELELPIFYIGIGESMDDIIKFNPDEFLDELMDAIFE
- a CDS encoding VanZ family protein produces the protein MSRVKFLSKICFFAALLAIDFLAFTPKSPTIIENSWDKANHFLAFCILYILLYLGYEFKIFKNLALLLAFGVQIELVQAFLPNREFSLLDIVADMIGATFGVIVVEILKRIIYGKSKASF
- the radA gene encoding DNA repair protein RadA, whose translation is MAKAKPVFECQACGNQQSKWLGKCPQCGAWDSFVELSQQEIKISKEIAKSTGVASKAISIDEVEIQNFTRFSTKDSELDLVLGGGVVEGSLVLIGGSPGIGKSTLLLKIGSNLAKDGKKTLYVSGEESQSQIKMRADRLNAVDKNLYLLTEICLEDILLEVQKSDYKVLVIDSIQTLYSQNISSAPGSITQVREITFELMRLAKSQNICVFIIGHITKEGSIAGPRVLEHMVDVVLYFEGDASRELRILRGFKNRFGSTSEVGIFEMSQHGLVSANEVSSKFFTRGGAMSGSAITIIMEGSRALSIEIQALVCESAYPKRSSTGFERNRLDMLLALLERKLEIPLGHYDVFINVSGGVKINETAADLAVIAAIISSFKNRPISKDSVFIGELSLNGEIREIFNLDQRLKEAKMQKFKNAIIPNKPLDTQGLKCFYAKDITQVLEWM